In one Brassica oleracea var. oleracea cultivar TO1000 chromosome C9, BOL, whole genome shotgun sequence genomic region, the following are encoded:
- the LOC106315660 gene encoding uncharacterized protein LOC106315660 — MDSFTFDNVKAEKAKALRRYNRFRSIGRFFRAAEVCVAIIFILWTFTRLPFAVQISREFLRRIAGVISTPLFVFLFGNCIVVALLAKSSVEENRGSTPSNAETEIYEALVRSKPSDEEEEELAEEIVYDDKEVVVVADSSNNNIPHGLEIDSDTCPVSDEPKEYGRSKSDVCLNHMVIPKPSSLQRSETEKCIRTDDINNNNNNDDDNMNNYAEDNLSNEEFQKTIEAFIAKQLMFRRQESLAVVVHNKS; from the coding sequence ATGGATTCGTTCACTTTCGATAACGTGAAAGCAGAGAAAGCCAAGGCGCTGCGGCGATACAACCGCTTCCGCAGTATCGGACGTTTCTTCCGTGCCGCCGAGGTCTGCGTCGCCATCATCTTCATCCTCTGGACCTTTACGCGCCTTCCTTTCGCCGTCCAAATCTCCAGGGAGTTCCTCCGCCGCATCGCCGGCGTCATATCGACTCCACTCTTCGTCTTCCTCTTCGGGAACTGCATCGTCGTTGCGCTCCTCGCCAAGTCCTCTGTGGAGGAGAACAGAGGATCCACCCCCTCGAACGCAGAAACAGAAATCTACGAGGCGTTGGTGAGATCCAAGCCGTCCGATGAGGAAGAAGAAGAGTTGGCGGAAGAGATCGTTTACGACGACAAAGAGGTGGTCGTCGTCGCTGATTCATCAAATAATAATATTCCTCACGGCTTGGAAATAGATTCGGACACGTGTCCCGTTTCTGATGAGCCTAAGGAGTATGGAAGAAGCAAGTCCGATGTGTGTTTAAATCATATGGTCATCCCTAAACCTTCTTCTCTCCAGAGATCAGAGACTGAAAAGTGCATTAGGACCGATGATATTAATAATAACAATAATAATGATGATGATAATATGAATAATTATGCAGAGGATAACCTTAGCAACGAGGAGTTTCAGAAAACGATTGAAGCTTTCATCGCCAAACAGTTGATGTTTCGTCGCCAAGAATCTTTAGCCGTCGTCGTCCACAACAAATCCTAA
- the LOC106314216 gene encoding glutathione S-transferase T3-like yields MDFNPFQDSAKFVELLNSQQNVVFGSQGSVSLSTTQAPFVSTQEDPIIADELPAEHNPRRTWTPTDDIVLISSWLNTSKDPIVGNEQKSGAFWKRIADDFSASPKIAGSEKREASQCKQRWHKLNDLVCKFCGAYEAATRERTSGMNENDVLKLAHEIFFNNYQKKFTLEHAWKELRADQKWCELSTAKNGSSSKKRKCEDENNASGDEEFTSRPPGVKASKARGKKLVVDRKVFSGFQNIWSFKKEYLEFEEGGLGNEGKALEDEDA; encoded by the coding sequence ATGGATTTCAATCCATTTCAAGACTCTGCCAAATTTGTTGAATTACTTAATAGTCAACAAAATGTTGTCTTTGGAAGTCAAGGAAGTGTTTCGCTCTCTACAACGCAAGCTCCTTTCGTAAGCACTCAAGAAGATCCAATCATTGCTGACGAGCTTCCAGCAGAGCATAATCCCCGAAGGACTTGGACGCCAACAGATGATATAGTGTTGATCAGCTCGTGGTTGAACACGAGCAAAGATCCCATTGTTGGGAATGAACAAAAGTCAGGGGCTTTTTGGAAGAGAATTGCAGATGACTTCTCGGCGTCTCCTAAGATAGCTGGTTCTGAAAAAAGAGAAGCATCTCAGTGCAAGCAGCGTTGGCACAAGCTGAATGATTTGGTTTGCAAGTTTTGTGGGGCGTATGAAGCAGCAACCAGGGAGAGAACCAGTGGTATGAACGAGAATGATGTGCTTAAATTAGCCCACGAGATCTTCTTCAACAACTACCAAAAGAAGTTCACCCTTGAGCATGCGTGGAAGGAGCTTCGCGCTGATCAGAAGTGGTGTGAACTCTCCACAGCCAAAAATGGAAGCAGCTCCAAAAAAAGGAAGTGTGAGGATGAAAACAATGCTTCTGGAGATGAAGAGTTCACATCTCGTCCTCCGGGTGTTAAGGCATCAAAGGCCCGTGGAAAGAAGCTAGTGGTTGATAGGAAAGTGTTCTCTGGCTTCCAGAATATCTGGAGTTTCAAGAAAGAATATCTGGAGTTTGAAGAAGGAGGACTTGGCAATGAAGGAAAGGCTCTCGAAGATGAGGATGCTTGA
- the LOC106316313 gene encoding glutathione S-transferase T3-like, whose amino-acid sequence MDNTSSFVILLNSQNSFDLHSPDPDLFSTQGVDESTVSQRRKWTPTEDKILIGAWLNTSKDAIVSNEQKAGAFWQRITQYYNTRPLLVGTTPRELIQCKQRWGRINDLVFKFVGCYDTAMRAQKSGQNDDDVMKAALSIYYNDHKIKFSLEHAWRELRHDMKWCSTYQAKDTGKEKRKQVYSVDGEDDGGEPEARPVGVKAAKAASKKKKTGKEEDLSVLQSMLEIKEKITNRKVLERLLAKKEPLSKMETSLKNKLMSEML is encoded by the coding sequence ATGGATAACACTTCTAGTTTTGTGATCCTACTAAATAGCCAAAACTCTTTCGATCTTCATTCACCCGACCCTGATTTGTTCTCTACCCAAGGAGTAGATGAGTCTACCGTTAGTCAGAGGAGGAAATGGACACCAACAGAGGATAAAATCCTTATTGGTGCTTGGCTAAACACCAGTAAGGACGCCATCGTCAGCAACGAGCAGAAAGCTGGTGCTTTCTGGCAGAGGATTACCCAGTACTACAACACAAGACCTCTCCTCGTTGGGACAACACCAAGGGAGCTTATACAGTGCAAGCAGAGGTGGGGAAGGATCAACGATCTAGTCTTCAAGTTCGTGGGATGCTATGACACGGCAATGAGAGCACAGAAGAGTGGTCAAAATGACGACGATGTGATGAAAGCTGCACTAAGCATCTACTACAATGACCACAAAATCAAGTTCAGTCTCGAACATGCTTGGAGAGAGCTGAGACATGACATGAAATGGTGCTCCACCTATCAGGCTAAGGACACGGGGAAGGAGAAACGCAAGCAAGTGTACTCGGTCGATGGTGAAGATGATGGGGGAGAACCTGAGGCTCGACCAGTTGGGGTGAAGGCTGCTAAAGCAGCTAGCAAGAAGAAGAAAACCGGGAAAGAAGAGGACTTGTCTGTGTTACAGTCCATGCTCGAAATAAAAGAAAAAATTACAAACCGTAAAGTCCTCGAGCGCTTACTAGCCAAAAAGGAGCCACTCTCTAAGATGGAAACATCTCTCAAAAACAAGCTTATGTCAGAGATGTTATGA